In Chloroflexota bacterium, the following are encoded in one genomic region:
- a CDS encoding pilus assembly protein: MALIPQKALPTQERRRKRRAQSLVETALFFPILLIIFSALIEVGFWMVDYLSLIDATRNAARFSSDSYYYVRDNDTNCQTTHDFYRQTACALLQELAQERPRIVLDTAADDIVVSAVSVEQGVGVTARFPDANGWSLYGHFTSRLSDADINSRLDLNAPNTGLVIVEVFYHYHQRLKLPWVTPFLPDPILIYTYAIMPLTSAEPTPTPAP; this comes from the coding sequence ATGGCTTTAATTCCTCAGAAAGCCCTCCCCACGCAAGAGCGGCGACGCAAGCGACGGGCACAAAGCCTGGTCGAAACGGCTTTGTTTTTCCCTATTTTGCTGATCATTTTTTCGGCGCTCATTGAAGTGGGGTTCTGGATGGTGGACTATCTCTCGTTGATCGACGCGACGCGGAATGCTGCCCGCTTTTCGAGCGACAGTTACTATTATGTGCGCGATAACGACACCAATTGCCAGACGACACACGATTTCTACCGTCAAACGGCCTGTGCACTGTTGCAGGAATTAGCGCAGGAAAGGCCGCGCATCGTGCTTGATACTGCGGCAGATGATATTGTGGTGTCGGCGGTATCGGTGGAACAGGGAGTGGGTGTGACGGCGCGCTTTCCCGATGCGAATGGCTGGTCGCTTTATGGGCATTTCACCTCGCGTTTGAGCGATGCGGATATTAACAGCAGGTTGGATCTGAACGCGCCCAATACGGGGCTGGTGATTGTGGAAGTGTTCTATCATTACCACCAGCGCTTGAAACTTCCCTGGGTGACGCCGTTCCTCCCAGATCCCATCTTGATTTACACTTATGCAATCATGCCGTTGACATCGGCGGAACCCACCCCTACCCCTGCGCCTTGA